TCGCTGCGGCTGTACCTGCTCGTCGTCGGCGCGCTTCGCTCGCTGTCGGAGAAGGAGAAGCCCGCTCAGCTGGTGCTCGATGCGTTCCTGATCCGGGCGATGACGGTCGCGGGCTGGGAGCCGGCGCTCGCCGAGTGCGCGCGCTGCGGGCGGCCCGGACCGCACCGCCGGTACTCCGTCGAGTCCGGCGGCACGACGTGCACCGAGTGCGCCGTCCCGCGCGCCGTCACCATCCAGGCCGAGACACCGGCCCACCTCGCCGCGCTGCTGCAGGGCGACTGGAGCACCGCCCTGGCCGCGGAGCGCCGCGTGCACCGCGAGTCCAGCGGCGTGCTCGCCGCGCATCTGCAGTGGCACCTGGAACGAGCGCTGCGCTCGCTGCCGCTGGTCGAGCGCGACCAGCCGGCGCCGCTGGCCGCCTCGCCGTACGCCGCCCTCGACCCGGACCTGCTCAGCGAGCTGCCTTCATGAGCACGCCGCCGCGCCGCCGGCCGACCCCGCATCCCTCCGGCGCGGTAGCCCCCGACATCCCGCCGGACCAGGTGCCGCGGCACGTCGCGATCGTGATGGACGGCAACGGCCGCTGGGCGAAGTCGCGCGGCCTGCCCCGCACCAAGGGCCACGAGGCGGGGGAGTCGTCGCTGTT
The sequence above is a segment of the Cumulibacter manganitolerans genome. Coding sequences within it:
- the recO gene encoding DNA repair protein RecO — translated: MTTVRDEGVVLRLHKLGEADRIVTLLTRRGGIVRAVAKGVRRTASKFGARLEPGSHVDVQLYVGRSLGIVTQAESLHPFGALVVDDYPRYTTMQAILESAERLAGEEGAASLRLYLLVVGALRSLSEKEKPAQLVLDAFLIRAMTVAGWEPALAECARCGRPGPHRRYSVESGGTTCTECAVPRAVTIQAETPAHLAALLQGDWSTALAAERRVHRESSGVLAAHLQWHLERALRSLPLVERDQPAPLAASPYAALDPDLLSELPS